One part of the Aspergillus luchuensis IFO 4308 DNA, chromosome 5, nearly complete sequence genome encodes these proteins:
- a CDS encoding Zn(II)2Cys6 transcription factor domain-containing protein (InterPro:IPR001138,IPR036864;~go_function: GO:0000981 - DNA-binding transcription factor activity, RNA polymerase II-specific [Evidence IEA];~go_function: GO:0008270 - zinc ion binding [Evidence IEA];~go_process: GO:0006355 - regulation of transcription, DNA-templated [Evidence IEA]), translating into MFRQHQEDTGTTEPVEDYQNNIQAPTKREMNRACESCFRRKVKCSRTCPCEECERRGNKCVPRSRLDQRKETIILTSPTGTFAEPPQNRNSHADQPSRETMRIFDVPASESVERHQWSASNLGHAMDATIPCNNIAKHGPPITCPANVPFSEEWNMTMKYCDSSLPWETDANTGWRAPCNAFIPPDSYTSTDNLTGEPMPHSWFSPLWYTKTGLQTTFSEPFNGWNRSQSRDLIGCETNFFSPLPIPAQELVGWPSEGGAEESWYANRSGVMPICGAHSQEQYPLGPSFDLLELIPSSVAAGLSSIPETVPPSFPSFPGVQQVEETSLALPTESPMLPPPWDPLTTTAAEAHIADIRSRSLHQQPFVPMPIQNIESVVPPRLHNAMDFQETHVMPFVNVGANGQELSRDLTVPEDQVEHGRLT; encoded by the exons ATGTTCCGCCAGCATCAAGAAGACACCGGTACCACTGAGCCTGTCGAGGACTAccaaaataatattcaggCGCCTACTAAG CGCGAGATGAACCGAGCTTGTGAGAGTTGTTTCCGTCGGAAAGTCAAG TGTTCTCGCACCTGTCCTTGCGAAGAGTGCGAAAGACGTGGAAACAAGTGTGTTCCTCGCAGTCGACTGGACCAACGAAAGGAGACCATCATTCTCACATCGCCTACTGGAACCTTTGCGGAACCTCCACAGAATCGCAACAGTCATGCGGACCAGCCTTCCAGAGAAACCATGCGAATTTTTGATGTTCCTGCCAGTGAATCGGTGGAGCGACATCAATGGAGCGCGTCCAATCTGGGCCACGCTATGGACGCCACCATCCCGTGTAACAATATTGCTAAACATGGCCCACCCATCACATGCCCTGCAAACGTTCCTTTTTCCGAAGAATGGAACATGACTATGAAATATTGTGACAGCAGTCTCCCATGGGAGACTGATGCGAACACGGGCTGGAGAGCCCCCTGTAACGCGTTCATACCCCCGGACTCGTATACGTCTACAGACAACTTGACTGGGGAGCCTATGCCACATTCATGGTTCTCACCGCTATGGTATACAAAGACAGGCTTGCAAACGACATTTTCCGAGCCTTTCAACGGTTGGAATCGGTCGCAATCCCGGGATCTGATCGGGTGCGAGACCAACTTTTTCTCACCTCTGCCTATTCCTGCCCAGGAGCTCGTGGGATGGCCCTCTGAAGGTGGCGCTGAAGAGTCTTGGTATGCGAACAGAAGCGGCGTCATGCCCATTTGCGGAGCCCACTCACAGGAGCAGTACCCTCTGGGCCCTTCCTTTGATCTGCTGGAGCTTATTCCCTCATCCGTTGCAGCCGGGCTCTCTTCTATACCAGAGACTGTGCCACCTAGCTTCCCAAGTTTCCCTGGCGTGCAGCAGGTCGAAGAAACCAGCTTGGCGCTCCCCACCGAATCTCCAATGCTACCGCCTCCCTGGGATCCATTGACGACCACTGCCGCAGAGGCTCACATAGCCGACAtccgcagccgcagcttGCATCAACAACCATTTGTACCCATGCCTATTCAAAACATCGAGTCGGTAGTACCTCCAAGGCTACACAATGCGATGGATTTTCAGGAAACTCATGTTATGCCATTTGTTAATGTCGGTGCGAACGGCCAGGAGTTATCTCGTGATCTCACCGTGCCGGAAGACCAAGTCGAGCATGGCCGCTTGACCTAG